Proteins encoded by one window of Paenibacillus sp. DCT19:
- a CDS encoding AAA family ATPase: MKKLIVVNGSMGIGKTSTCKYLYKSLDRSVWLDGDWCWMMNPWTVNKDTIEMVENNITYLLNSYLENPLFNYVIFSWVLHREDILNDLLERLHTSEYKLYKITLTCSEESLRDRMHSDMRSLEQINNSINRLQLYQRMQSNKIDTSDLGIEETVEKIIRIIS, encoded by the coding sequence ATGAAAAAACTAATTGTAGTAAACGGAAGTATGGGCATAGGCAAGACAAGTACTTGTAAATATCTTTACAAATCTTTAGATCGATCTGTATGGTTAGACGGAGATTGGTGTTGGATGATGAATCCCTGGACGGTAAACAAAGATACAATAGAAATGGTTGAGAACAATATTACCTATTTACTTAATAGTTATTTGGAAAATCCTTTATTTAATTATGTTATATTCAGTTGGGTTCTCCATAGGGAAGACATTTTAAATGATTTACTTGAAAGGTTACATACTTCGGAGTACAAGCTATACAAGATAACTTTAACCTGTTCTGAGGAATCATTGAGAGATCGAATGCATTCCGACATGAGAAGCTTAGAACAAATAAATAATAGTATTAATAGATTACAGTTATATCAAAGGATGCAGTCAAATAAGATTGATACAAGCGATCTTGGAATTGAAGAGACGGTTGAAAAGATTATAAGAATAATAAGTTAA
- a CDS encoding histidine phosphatase family protein yields MKTTVYMVRHAESPYDEGNERTRGLTAKGRADVEKITKLLSDEGIDIILSSPYRRAVLSVEGLAQHLNLEIETFEDLRERHFSSDEVIDLMSNIRNNFYNVEYALPGGESNADCQNRSITVLKTILTEHKGKKIAIGTHGLVMTLMMNHFDSDYGLAFLDQLKKPDIYKMQFEDLELKEVTRLWNE; encoded by the coding sequence ATGAAAACGACAGTTTACATGGTTAGGCATGCGGAATCACCATATGATGAAGGAAATGAAAGAACTAGAGGTCTTACTGCAAAGGGCAGAGCCGATGTTGAAAAAATAACGAAGTTACTTAGTGATGAAGGAATAGATATCATACTTTCAAGTCCATATCGCCGGGCGGTATTGAGTGTTGAAGGATTAGCGCAGCACTTAAACTTAGAGATAGAAACATTTGAAGATCTAAGGGAACGTCACTTTTCATCAGATGAAGTTATTGATTTAATGTCTAATATTAGAAACAACTTCTACAATGTTGAATATGCCTTACCAGGTGGCGAATCTAACGCGGATTGCCAGAATAGGTCAATCACAGTGCTCAAAACCATATTAACAGAACATAAGGGAAAGAAAATTGCGATTGGAACACATGGTCTTGTAATGACTTTGATGATGAATCATTTTGATTCAGATTATGGCTTAGCTTTCTTAGATCAATTAAAGAAACCGGATATCTATAAAATGCAATTTGAAGACCTGGAATTGAAAGAAGTAACGAGACTGTGGAATGAATAG
- a CDS encoding GrpB family protein: protein MSKKTIIIEDYNNAWPEMFSNLKSIIEHRLGDLLLQIEHVGSTAVPGLAAKPIIDIDVVIDSMDLLPDVIQGLESLGYHHEGNLGVESREAFARKDASVPYSILKVQKPEHHLYVCNKESKELLRHISFREALINNPEFVVEYANLKKDLANSYSENRQAYTDGKTEFVNKVLM, encoded by the coding sequence ATGAGTAAAAAAACAATAATTATTGAAGATTACAACAATGCATGGCCTGAGATGTTTTCTAATCTGAAATCCATTATAGAACATAGACTCGGGGATCTCCTACTTCAAATCGAGCACGTGGGTAGTACCGCAGTACCAGGATTAGCGGCAAAACCTATTATAGATATTGATGTAGTGATTGATTCAATGGACTTACTTCCAGACGTCATTCAGGGATTAGAAAGTTTAGGTTACCATCATGAAGGGAATCTGGGTGTTGAGAGCAGAGAAGCTTTTGCAAGAAAAGATGCAAGTGTTCCCTATAGTATATTGAAAGTACAGAAACCTGAACATCACTTATATGTTTGTAATAAAGAGAGCAAAGAGTTATTAAGACATATATCCTTCAGAGAAGCATTAATTAACAATCCTGAATTTGTAGTCGAATATGCCAATCTAAAGAAAGATCTAGCTAATAGTTATAGTGAAAATCGACAGGCTTACACGGACGGGAAGACCGAATTTGTAAATAAAGTACTGATGTGA
- a CDS encoding nucleotidyltransferase domain-containing protein — MILEKVINRIEIQSEYKDLVDKYIDHVRTELKGEIHSIYMCGSIPKGTATPFKSDADFTIVCENPKDIDYERLSNIKDRLLEEYPFVTKIDTIICSIDDVLNKPNEWGFWVKIICVCIHGDDIGEKVPPIIISPEFILDLNTETKEEVDRIHRSLSNTSDNALKTRYIKGYSKRLIRALYSLVIVDTGVWQDDMLKMKNAIVDYCDIDSALVDYLYACYLDCSSVLVEEFLEIADEVYSYFENALKAMAASRKP, encoded by the coding sequence ATGATATTAGAAAAAGTAATAAATAGAATTGAAATACAAAGTGAATATAAGGATTTGGTTGATAAGTATATAGATCATGTACGTACCGAACTCAAAGGTGAAATTCATAGCATTTATATGTGCGGCTCGATTCCCAAAGGAACTGCTACACCTTTTAAGTCAGATGCAGACTTTACGATTGTATGTGAAAATCCCAAAGATATCGATTACGAAAGATTGTCGAATATTAAAGATAGGCTTTTGGAAGAATATCCATTCGTAACTAAGATTGATACGATAATTTGCTCAATAGACGATGTATTAAATAAACCGAATGAGTGGGGTTTCTGGGTTAAGATTATTTGTGTTTGTATACATGGGGATGACATTGGTGAAAAAGTACCCCCGATCATTATTTCTCCAGAATTCATTTTAGACTTAAATACAGAGACTAAGGAGGAAGTAGATCGTATACATCGTTCACTTTCTAATACTAGTGATAACGCATTAAAAACCAGATATATTAAAGGTTACTCTAAGAGATTAATTCGTGCATTATACTCTTTGGTTATAGTAGATACAGGTGTATGGCAAGATGACATGCTTAAGATGAAGAATGCCATAGTAGACTATTGTGATATTGACTCCGCTCTAGTTGATTATCTGTATGCTTGTTACTTGGATTGTAGTAGTGTGCTTGTTGAAGAGTTCCTGGAAATTGCAGATGAAGTATATAGCTATTTTGAGAATGCCTTAAAGGCAATGGCTGCTTCCAGAAAACCCTAG
- a CDS encoding gallidermin/nisin family lantibiotic, with translation MNKDFDLNLKIAKGKDDSVQPQITSVAYCTPGCNTGSTCGSSECGLTRQCTNTWLCA, from the coding sequence ATGAATAAAGATTTCGATTTGAATCTTAAGATTGCAAAGGGTAAAGACGATAGTGTCCAACCTCAAATTACAAGTGTTGCATACTGCACGCCAGGATGTAACACAGGTAGCACATGTGGATCCAGTGAATGTGGTTTGACAAGACAATGCACAAATACATGGTTATGCGCTTAA
- a CDS encoding Cof-type HAD-IIB family hydrolase — MKYSTVVLDLDGTLLNSNKEVSKRNLDAVLSCYLKGMRIIFATARPPRAVNWFLPQELLDIGAFVYYNGAQVICKETKIEINESIPANVTTEILDYCLKCNPEIELTMEVKDEWFSLRELDYITSMNTRSNPIVKPLNELKQYDATKILLSGNNDTSGLLKKFEGKVNILITDNNQLIQIMPLLASKELAITKLCELYHVELDSVIVFGDDHNDVGLFKKAGYAIAMGNAIRELKEIADEITADNDENGVAIGLERFCG; from the coding sequence TTGAAGTATTCAACTGTAGTTCTTGACTTGGACGGAACATTATTGAATTCAAATAAAGAAGTATCCAAGAGAAATTTAGATGCTGTCTTATCTTGTTATCTGAAAGGAATGAGAATAATATTCGCAACAGCTCGACCGCCCAGAGCTGTTAATTGGTTTCTTCCTCAAGAATTATTGGATATCGGGGCTTTTGTATATTACAACGGAGCTCAAGTGATTTGTAAAGAAACTAAGATAGAAATTAATGAATCAATCCCTGCTAATGTAACCACAGAAATTCTTGATTACTGTTTGAAGTGTAACCCCGAGATTGAGCTGACGATGGAAGTGAAAGATGAGTGGTTTAGTTTAAGAGAGCTTGATTATATTACCTCAATGAACACACGATCTAACCCTATAGTAAAACCCTTAAATGAATTAAAGCAATATGATGCTACGAAAATACTCCTTTCCGGCAATAATGACACTTCTGGATTATTAAAAAAATTCGAAGGTAAAGTGAATATACTAATTACGGATAATAATCAATTAATACAAATCATGCCTCTTCTGGCTTCTAAGGAGCTGGCGATTACTAAACTCTGTGAATTGTATCATGTAGAATTGGATTCCGTTATTGTATTTGGCGATGACCATAATGACGTAGGCCTCTTTAAAAAGGCTGGATACGCTATTGCTATGGGGAATGCAATAAGGGAATTGAAGGAAATTGCTGATGAAATAACCGCTGATAATGATGAGAACGGTGTAGCTATAGGTTTAGAAAGATTTTGTGGGTAA
- a CDS encoding phosphotransferase enzyme family protein: MEKHIKELFTQKVLNEAAQKFNINQSSLKDLEGFQNFVYFGKSDDRSVVLRVTHQSHRTEEEILSEIEFMNYLLNNSVSVSKALPSIHGKLVERISDGEFYATSFEFSSGRNARIAEESNVFYQRVGSYTGRTHNLSKQLNLTKELKRRQWYNKELLINMKEHLPAELSYVIDKYDILKKELSNLPKNTDSYGIIHEDLNHGNYLNVDDDVVLIDFDEAEYSWFVSDIAIPLFYEIPIPWVVDGQRRIEIAKRYYYNFMDGYVKENTMDNAWLKRISEFINLRQFGVVSAIYRSYNFDNYNNWSDWDKEALKFYLNNIEHDIPYIDMDFCR, translated from the coding sequence ATGGAAAAGCACATTAAAGAGCTGTTTACCCAGAAAGTCCTTAATGAAGCAGCTCAAAAGTTCAATATTAATCAATCCAGTCTTAAAGATTTAGAAGGATTCCAGAACTTTGTTTATTTTGGGAAATCAGATGATAGAAGTGTCGTCCTCCGAGTAACACACCAATCACATCGAACTGAAGAAGAAATTTTATCCGAAATTGAATTTATGAATTATTTATTGAATAACAGTGTATCTGTTTCGAAAGCCTTACCTTCTATTCATGGGAAATTGGTTGAGAGAATAAGTGATGGAGAATTTTATGCAACTTCTTTTGAGTTTTCTAGTGGGAGAAATGCTAGAATCGCCGAAGAAAGCAATGTGTTCTATCAAAGAGTTGGTAGTTATACAGGCAGAACACATAACCTTTCCAAGCAGTTGAATTTAACAAAGGAATTAAAAAGGAGACAATGGTATAACAAAGAGTTACTTATCAATATGAAAGAGCATTTACCTGCCGAACTATCTTATGTAATTGACAAATATGACATTCTAAAAAAAGAGCTCAGTAATCTGCCAAAGAATACGGATTCGTACGGTATTATCCATGAAGATTTAAATCATGGGAACTATCTGAACGTAGACGATGATGTAGTGCTGATTGATTTTGACGAAGCCGAATACAGTTGGTTTGTTAGTGATATTGCTATTCCGTTATTCTACGAGATTCCGATCCCTTGGGTCGTAGATGGACAACGAAGGATAGAGATAGCTAAGAGGTATTATTACAATTTCATGGATGGGTATGTAAAAGAAAATACAATGGATAATGCATGGTTAAAACGAATATCTGAGTTTATTAATCTTAGACAGTTTGGAGTAGTGTCAGCGATTTATAGGAGTTATAATTTCGATAATTATAACAACTGGAGTGATTGGGACAAAGAAGCATTGAAATTTTATTTGAATAATATCGAGCATGATATTCCTTATATTGATATGGATTTTTGTAGGTAG
- a CDS encoding CD3324 family protein has product MKYVNADMIFPKELLKEIQKYTHSSMVYIPTPDGQRKKWGENSGSRKYLSQRNETIRQQYTDGSSIDELSDQFGLSNDSIKKIIYTKI; this is encoded by the coding sequence ATGAAATATGTAAACGCCGATATGATTTTCCCGAAGGAACTATTAAAGGAAATACAAAAATATACACACAGTAGCATGGTATACATCCCAACACCTGATGGACAACGAAAAAAGTGGGGGGAAAACTCGGGAAGTCGCAAGTATTTGAGCCAAAGAAACGAAACAATACGTCAACAATATACGGATGGTTCATCGATAGATGAGCTATCTGATCAGTTCGGTCTTTCTAACGATAGTATTAAAAAGATTATTTATACAAAAATATAA
- a CDS encoding DUF2834 domain-containing protein, translating to MKYFYGVLTLLGITLPYMEFIPWISEHGFNMTILLNEATQNRISAFAWLDVIIAAIVLIGFILYEGKRIGIKHKWIPIIGTLTVGVSFGLPLFLLLREIRMDKLKEK from the coding sequence ATGAAGTACTTTTATGGGGTGTTAACACTGTTAGGAATAACATTGCCCTACATGGAGTTTATTCCTTGGATTAGTGAGCACGGATTTAATATGACAATATTATTAAATGAAGCAACACAGAATCGAATTAGTGCATTTGCTTGGTTGGATGTAATAATTGCAGCAATTGTTTTGATTGGATTCATTTTATATGAAGGAAAGCGAATTGGCATAAAGCATAAGTGGATTCCGATCATTGGAACATTAACAGTTGGGGTTTCATTTGGATTGCCATTATTTTTATTATTGCGTGAAATTCGAATGGATAAACTGAAAGAAAAGTAA
- a CDS encoding metallophosphoesterase produces MKIAILTDIHGNYPALSAVFSDIDSRGDIEHTYCLGDMIGIGPNSNEVLEEIMYRKDVTAVSGNHEEAVLKLLQGDDTLPGHEMIAEHHKWIGKQLKKENIKFIENLPQTLEVEIEGQKILITHYHMKKGEREIIDETPSGLKLDAKYEGSPYSLVCFGHHHPIHYFKTTQRVYLNPGALGCNEHAIARYAVVELQKGTISVQLIGTTYDNKAFLESFEQLNVPDREFILKAFHGNQLERDFKDGNNI; encoded by the coding sequence ATGAAGATTGCAATCCTAACTGATATTCATGGTAATTATCCTGCATTAAGTGCCGTATTCTCTGATATTGATTCTCGTGGGGACATCGAACATACATATTGTCTGGGTGATATGATTGGCATTGGCCCTAACTCTAACGAAGTGCTTGAAGAGATAATGTATCGAAAGGATGTAACGGCGGTTTCAGGTAATCATGAAGAGGCAGTTTTGAAACTACTGCAAGGTGATGATACCTTACCGGGTCATGAAATGATCGCTGAACATCATAAGTGGATCGGCAAACAGCTAAAAAAAGAAAATATCAAGTTTATAGAAAATCTCCCTCAGACATTAGAAGTTGAAATAGAAGGGCAAAAAATATTAATAACGCATTACCATATGAAGAAAGGAGAAAGAGAAATAATAGATGAAACCCCTTCGGGACTGAAATTAGACGCAAAATATGAAGGTTCACCTTATAGTCTCGTTTGTTTTGGTCATCATCATCCGATCCATTACTTCAAGACAACTCAAAGGGTTTATTTGAATCCCGGAGCATTAGGTTGTAATGAACATGCGATTGCAAGATACGCGGTAGTAGAACTCCAAAAAGGAACAATAAGTGTTCAACTTATAGGAACCACATATGATAATAAAGCATTTTTAGAGTCTTTTGAGCAGTTAAACGTTCCAGACAGAGAGTTTATATTAAAAGCTTTTCATGGAAACCAACTAGAGAGAGATTTCAAAGATGGTAACAACATCTGA
- a CDS encoding DUF4259 domain-containing protein, with the protein MMGAWGTGIFENDDVLDWKADLLDSDDIELIEETIEEVLEEEYIESDVASNALGAIEILAALQGKPGQEILNSQSNTEDLYEWIDAHKGKGKNLISKAKRAMKKIKKDSELQELWEESGEYSSWLNTLNDLESRL; encoded by the coding sequence ATGATGGGAGCATGGGGAACTGGAATTTTTGAAAACGATGATGTATTAGATTGGAAGGCAGATTTACTTGATTCTGATGACATTGAATTAATTGAAGAAACGATTGAAGAAGTTTTAGAAGAAGAATATATTGAGTCAGATGTAGCTTCCAATGCTCTAGGCGCAATCGAAATCCTTGCAGCTTTACAAGGCAAACCTGGCCAAGAGATATTAAATAGTCAAAGTAATACTGAAGATCTATATGAATGGATCGATGCACATAAAGGTAAAGGGAAAAATCTCATTTCCAAAGCTAAACGAGCAATGAAAAAAATTAAGAAGGACTCAGAACTACAAGAGTTATGGGAAGAATCAGGAGAATATTCGAGCTGGTTGAATACACTAAATGACCTAGAAAGTCGATTGTAA
- a CDS encoding aminoglycoside adenylyltransferase domain-containing protein — protein MNTQALLDKIVALFREELKGNLIGIYLHGSLAMGGFNPTKSDIDFLVVVREKLTPVNNSRIAKIALSLHDEMSVMFNERGIEFTIILEMYLKPFVYPTPFEFHYSDYHREKYRTDENYLCGGLEDKDLASQLVVAYERGRTLYGKPLSELYEPINSQYYLDSILNDVEGCANEIIDNPPTNLTSMYLTLNFCRVLYYVTEGKISSKREGGEWGITYLPQHFQPLVYLAIYTDESSDRENDNSNFDLQSLLAFVEYMTNEIKQNISNH, from the coding sequence ATGAATACCCAAGCATTATTAGATAAAATCGTTGCACTTTTTAGAGAAGAGCTTAAAGGGAACTTGATAGGTATTTATTTGCATGGTTCACTAGCCATGGGGGGCTTTAATCCCACAAAAAGTGATATTGATTTTTTAGTTGTTGTAAGAGAAAAGCTTACACCAGTAAATAACTCCAGAATTGCAAAAATAGCTTTATCTTTGCATGATGAAATGTCTGTGATGTTTAATGAGCGTGGAATAGAATTTACCATTATCTTAGAAATGTATTTAAAACCGTTTGTCTATCCTACACCTTTTGAATTCCATTATTCCGATTATCATAGGGAAAAATATCGTACAGATGAGAACTATCTTTGCGGGGGATTGGAAGATAAGGATTTGGCTTCTCAACTTGTTGTTGCCTATGAGCGAGGAAGAACGCTGTATGGAAAACCATTAAGTGAACTTTATGAACCGATTAATAGTCAATATTACCTCGATTCCATATTAAACGATGTGGAAGGATGTGCTAATGAGATCATTGACAATCCTCCTACGAACCTTACTTCTATGTACCTAACCTTAAATTTTTGTCGAGTTCTCTATTACGTAACAGAAGGTAAGATATCTTCAAAGCGAGAGGGTGGAGAGTGGGGAATAACATATCTACCTCAACACTTTCAGCCCTTGGTTTATCTAGCTATATACACGGACGAATCATCCGACAGAGAGAACGACAATAGCAATTTTGATTTACAAAGTTTATTAGCATTTGTTGAATATATGACAAACGAAATAAAGCAAAATATATCTAATCATTAA
- a CDS encoding DinB family protein — MSYKSILIDQLTACYNDKSWFIPLAEILDDLAAEEAVIKNDNEQSIWSIVNHLIFWNEKWLERFKAGEFRLEHNIDNDETFAVVQDQLNEIGWTETLNRLENVFVSWRVVLEETEESKLTKQLPEYFDAPWWGVVSNLSIHNAYHVGQIMLLKKQIRVESMLGLDT, encoded by the coding sequence ATGAGCTATAAATCCATTTTGATAGATCAATTAACGGCATGTTATAACGATAAGAGTTGGTTCATTCCTCTTGCGGAAATCCTGGATGATCTAGCAGCAGAAGAAGCAGTCATTAAGAATGACAATGAACAAAGCATATGGTCGATAGTGAATCATCTTATTTTTTGGAATGAAAAATGGCTTGAGCGATTTAAGGCTGGAGAATTTAGATTAGAGCATAATATTGATAATGATGAGACATTTGCTGTGGTACAAGATCAATTGAATGAGATTGGCTGGACAGAAACATTGAATAGACTTGAGAATGTGTTTGTTAGTTGGAGAGTTGTCTTAGAAGAAACAGAAGAATCAAAGCTCACCAAACAACTTCCAGAATATTTCGATGCTCCTTGGTGGGGTGTGGTGTCTAATTTGAGTATTCATAATGCATATCATGTCGGACAGATCATGTTGTTAAAGAAACAAATTCGAGTTGAGAGCATGCTAGGTTTAGATACTTAG
- a CDS encoding DUF3885 domain-containing protein, whose protein sequence is MSIQQFINEHLSNIIFEPPFYYNNDFSIRFELGPPNSNIDNDTYYSVVQERILALFLAIFKEKHPVYIVGISYEPIGDLDAYIEGEIDLLQYFADHTMNNFLNKEDYDAETLELTGHYKFYSLECKLSEIDYIDLLGLIGGFTQKNSYLNSRIYFIDPQSQLVLHIYDDRGLDIVSPTKEALLYLYKEFNDWILDYDRKEIDKIFKTIS, encoded by the coding sequence ATGTCTATTCAACAATTTATAAATGAACATCTCTCTAACATAATCTTTGAACCACCATTCTATTACAATAATGATTTTAGTATTCGGTTTGAACTGGGACCACCAAACAGCAATATTGATAATGACACATACTATAGTGTAGTTCAGGAGAGAATCCTGGCCTTATTTCTAGCAATATTTAAAGAGAAGCATCCGGTGTATATCGTCGGAATATCATATGAACCTATTGGAGATTTAGATGCTTATATTGAAGGGGAAATTGACCTTCTTCAATATTTTGCAGACCACACAATGAATAATTTTCTTAACAAAGAAGATTATGACGCTGAAACACTAGAGTTGACTGGACATTATAAATTTTACTCTCTTGAATGCAAACTGTCCGAGATAGACTATATTGATTTGTTAGGACTTATTGGAGGATTTACTCAGAAGAATAGTTACCTTAATTCAAGAATTTACTTCATAGATCCTCAATCCCAATTGGTTTTACACATTTATGATGATCGTGGTTTAGACATCGTCTCACCGACTAAGGAAGCCTTGCTTTACTTGTACAAGGAATTTAACGATTGGATTCTTGATTACGATCGAAAAGAGATAGATAAGATATTTAAGACTATTTCATAG
- a CDS encoding Type 1 glutamine amidotransferase-like domain-containing protein → MSSLLLTSCGFNTEDIKNQFLSFIERDISQLKVSIITTASPMKENNRYAQRAVQDFKGMGFQHIDFVDIEFDGPQLLIHSDVIYINGGNPFTLLYYAKKSGAGTLLLGPNINIVDFFTPQMNTMDLTDFKALGVTDKLIFPHYDREDKFKDNTNKTIEERIVAFEFNENCKVTRLKDEEYISILMD, encoded by the coding sequence ATGAGTAGCTTGTTACTAACTTCGTGTGGTTTTAATACTGAAGATATTAAGAATCAATTTCTGAGTTTTATTGAAAGAGATATTTCTCAATTAAAGGTATCTATTATTACAACAGCATCCCCTATGAAAGAAAATAATAGATATGCACAAAGGGCGGTGCAGGACTTCAAAGGCATGGGGTTTCAGCATATTGATTTTGTAGATATAGAATTTGATGGCCCGCAACTTCTCATACATAGCGATGTTATATATATCAATGGTGGAAATCCATTTACATTATTGTATTACGCTAAGAAAAGTGGTGCTGGAACGTTATTACTGGGGCCGAATATTAATATTGTCGATTTCTTTACTCCACAGATGAACACAATGGATTTAACAGATTTTAAGGCATTAGGTGTAACCGACAAGCTTATTTTTCCTCACTATGATCGAGAGGACAAATTTAAAGATAATACTAATAAAACAATAGAAGAGAGAATAGTAGCATTTGAATTCAATGAGAACTGTAAGGTGACAAGACTTAAAGATGAAGAATATATCTCAATCTTAATGGACTAA